In Cygnus olor isolate bCygOlo1 chromosome 12, bCygOlo1.pri.v2, whole genome shotgun sequence, one DNA window encodes the following:
- the ZNF507 gene encoding zinc finger protein 507 isoform X2: protein MEEGSNVAVLMPSIGEQEAVLISETVIGPTLQASEDQRKCRTDPLIHVIQKLSKIVESEKSQRCLLIGKKRSHPNASAQSFETDDLCEIPAKAIELSVIATKKTEELQADYFVTECLPQSKKKVTCYQCSLCKFLSPSLLMLQEHIKQHGQKNEVILMCSECHFASKNQEELESHFQNYHKNGSKNSIQTKMQQCVNVSSSFLQGPVEGSVKSGTDQTGNVESKDITQSTHMPEMGRRKWYTYEQYGMYRCLICRYTCGQQRMLKTHAWKHAGEVDCSYPIFEEENETANLSETVVTHTPHSMDAVVLSLENNELDIHGEPTLQLQICNSEQLSCKSPVGTNVKEEEMINQSVVHSPTTEVLEETVSDTEQDNLVTHSLLSSAQKIINCSPNTKGHVNVIVERLPGAEESVLQKPFLINTDIETEKKLISEASHVTCEEPDEVYHSDEIQEVIIGWNNTEKKENELSPNKNVTTDENAPPVRRRTNSESLRLHSLAAEALVTMPIRAAELTRSSFRTLTGEDTVVADTGQGEADGPCMAHSKLVSSLKNPSEEFSGLNQSECAIVEIQKERPELSEAPIKMGISMSLLTVIEKLKERTDQNASDDDILKELQDNAQCQNANDANIPGSNLVEYIPNADRPYRCRLCHYSSGNKGYIKQHLRVHRQRQPYQCPICEHIADNSKDLESHMINHCKTRMYQCKQCEESFHYKSQLRNHEREQHSLPDIFSTATSNKLIVSNDVDEREGNKSSLQKLHRCDVCDYTSTTYVGVRNHRRIHNSDKPYRCRVCDFATTNMNSLKCHMRRHPQEHQAVQLMEQYKCSLCGYVCSHPPSLKSHMWKHASDQNYNYEQVNKAINDAILQSSRFQGQLPDKTLLEGTDESTVPILGSSDNLVSFTESINQTNNEISGSDENEKPNLMNTSCGLEKNSTLPHLGTEYCVLLFCCCICGFESTNKENLLDHMKEHEGEIINIILNKDNSTNQSTN from the exons ATGGAAGAAGGAAGCAACGTTGCAGTATTGATGCCAAGCATTGGAGAACAGGAAGCTGTACTGATTTCTGAAACAGTCATTGGCCCAACACTGCAAGCCAGTGAAGATCAGAGGAAATGTAGAACTGATCCACTAATCCATGTTATCCAGAAGCTAAGCAAAATAGTTGAAAGTGAGAAGTCACAAAGATGCCTTTTAATAGGGAAAAAACGTTCCCATCCTAATGCTTCTGCACAGTCCTTTGAAACAGACGATCTATGTGAAATCCCAGCTAAAGCAATTGAGCTCTCTGTTATTGCTACTAAAAAGACTGAAGAGTTACAAGCTGATTATTTTGTGACCGAATGTCTtccccaaagcaaaaaaaaggtGACATGCTACCAATGTAGTCTATGTAAGTTTCTATCACCTTCTCTCTTAATGCTACAAGAACATATAAAACAACATgggcagaaaaatgaagtgataTTAATGTGCTCAGAATGTCATTTTGCTTCTAAAAACCAAGAAGAACTTGAATCTCACTTCCAAAACTACCACAAGAATGGTAGTAAAAATAGCATCCAGACAAAAATGCAGCAATGTGTAAATGTCTCGAGTTCATTTCTGCAAGGGCCAGTGGAAGGAAGTGTCAAATCAGGGACTGATCAGACAGGAAATGTGGAATCTAAAGATATAACGCAGTCTACTCATATGCCTGAAATGGGTAGGAGGAAATGGTATACTTACGAGCAGTATGGCATGTACCGGTGTTTAATCTGTCGGTACACCTGTGGTCAGCAACGAATGTTGAAAACTCACGCTTGGAAACATGCAGGTGAAGTTGATTGTTCTTATCCTAtctttgaggaagaaaatgaaactgccAACTTGTCAGAGACGGTTGTAACTCATACACCTCACAGCATGGATGCAGTTgttctttctctggaaaataatGAACTAGATATCCATGGTGAACCTACTCTTCAACTTCAGATTTGCAATTCTGAGCAACTGTCATGTAAATCGCCAGTAGGAACAAATGtaaaagaggaagagatgaTAAATCAGTCTGTAGTGCATTCTCCTACTACAGAGGTTTTAGAGGAGACTGTATCAGATACAGAACAGGATAATTTGGTAACTCATAGCCTACTTTCATCAgcacagaaaattattaattgTAGTCCAAATACAAAGGGTCACGTTAATGTAATAGTCGAACGTTTGCCAGGTGCTGAAGAAAGTGTCTTACAAAAGCCTTTCTTGATAAACACTGacattgaaacagaaaaaaaattaatctcagAAGCATCCCATGTTACCTGTGAAGAACCTGATGAAGTTTATCATTCAGATGAAATCCAAGAAGTAATAATAGGATGGAATAATACCgagaagaaagagaatgaattaAGCcctaataaaaatgtaacaacTGATGAAAATGCACCTCCCGTACGAAGAAGGACAAATTCTGAGTCTTTACGACTACACTCGTTAGCTGCAGAAGCTCTTGTTACAATGCCTATCAGAGCTGCAGAACTAACAAGGTCTAGCTTTAGGACTTTGACTGGGGAAGACACTGTGGTTGCAGAtacagggcagggagaggctgaTGGCCCATGCATGGCTCATTCTAAATTGGTATCCTCGCTTAAGAATCCTTCAGAGGAGTTTAGTGGCTTAAACCAAAGTGAATGTGCAATagttgaaatacagaaagaaaggcCAGAGTTATCAGAAGCACCAATTAAAATGGGCATCAGTATGTCACTACTCACTGTCATTGAAAAACTGAAGGAGAGGACAGATCAAAATGCTTCTGATGATGACATTCTGAAAGAATTACAAGACAATGCACAATGCCAAAATGCAAATGATGCAAATATTCCAGGAAGTAACCTAGTAGAATATATACCCAATGCAGATCGGCCCTACCGCTGTCGCCTCTGCCATTACAGTAGTGGTAATAAGGGCTACATAAAACAACACTTGAGAGTCCATCGTCAGAGGCAGCCCTATCAGTGTCCTATCTGTGAACACATTGCTGACAATAGTAAGGATTTAGAGAGCCACATGATCAACCACTGCAAAACAAGAATGTATCAGTGCAAACAATGTGAAGAATCCTTTCATTATAAG AGCCAACTGCGAAATCATGAGAGAGAACAACACAGTCTTCCAGATATCTTTTCAACAGCCACATCTAACAAACTAATTGTTTCAAATGACGTAGATGAAAGAGAAG GAAATAAGTCTTCACTTCAGAAACTGCATAGATGCGATGTATGTGACTACACAAGTACAACTTATGTTGGTGTACGAAATCACAGACGAATTCATAACTCTGATAAGCCATATAG ATGTCGAGTATGTGACTTCGCCACCACAAATATGAATAGCTTGAAATGTCATATGAGGCGCCACCCCCAGGAGCATCAGGCAGTGCAGCTAATGGAACAGTACAA ATGTTCTCTCTGTGGATATGTATGTAGCCATCCTCCGTCCCTGAAGTCCCACATGTGGAAACATGCAAGTGACCAAAACTATAACTATGAACAAGTGAACAAGGCTATTAACGATGCAATTTTGCAAAGTAGCAG gtTTCAAGGACAGCTTCCTGACAAAACCTTATTGGAAGGCACAGATGAAAGTACAGTACCTATACTAGGAAGTTCAGACAACCTGGTGTCTTTTACAGAGTCTATTAACCAGACTAATAATGAAATTTCAGGttctgatgaaaatgaaaaacctaACTTGATGAATACCTCATGTGGTTTAGAAAAGAACTCCACTCTACCCCATCTTGGCACAGAATACTGtgttcttctcttctgctgctgcatttgTGGTTTTGAGTCTACcaacaaagaaaatctgctgGATCATATGAAAGAACATGAGGGTGAAATCATAAACATCATCCTAAATAAGGACAACAGCACAAATCAGAGCACAAACTAG
- the ZNF507 gene encoding zinc finger protein 507 isoform X4 — MEEGSNVAVLMPSIGEQEAVLISETVIGPTLQASEDQRKCRTDPLIHVIQKLSKIVESEKSQRCLLIGKKRSHPNASAQSFETDDLCEIPAKAIELSVIATKKTEELQADYFVTECLPQSKKKVTCYQCSLCKFLSPSLLMLQEHIKQHGQKNEVILMCSECHFASKNQEELESHFQNYHKNGSKNSIQTKMQQCVNVSSSFLQGPVEGSVKSGTDQTGNVESKDITQSTHMPEMGRRKWYTYEQYGMYRCLICRYTCGQQRMLKTHAWKHAGEVDCSYPIFEEENETANLSETVVTHTPHSMDAVVLSLENNELDIHGEPTLQLQICNSEQLSCKSPVGTNVKEEEMINQSVVHSPTTEVLEETVSDTEQDNLVTHSLLSSAQKIINCSPNTKGHVNVIVERLPGAEESVLQKPFLINTDIETEKKLISEASHVTCEEPDEVYHSDEIQEVIIGWNNTEKKENELSPNKNVTTDENAPPVRRRTNSESLRLHSLAAEALVTMPIRAAELTRSSFRTLTGEDTVVADTGQGEADGPCMAHSKLVSSLKNPSEEFSGLNQSECAIVEIQKERPELSEAPIKMGISMSLLTVIEKLKERTDQNASDDDILKELQDNAQCQNANDANIPGSNLVEYIPNADRPYRCRLCHYSSGNKGYIKQHLRVHRQRQPYQCPICEHIADNSKDLESHMINHCKTRMYQCKQCEESFHYKSQLRNHEREQHSLPDIFSTATSNKLIVSNDVDEREGNKSSLQKLHRCDVCDYTSTTYVGVRNHRRIHNSDKPYRCSLCGYVCSHPPSLKSHMWKHASDQNYNYEQVNKAINDAILQSSRFQGQLPDKTLLEGTDESTVPILGSSDNLVSFTESINQTNNEISGSDENEKPNLMNTSCGLEKNSTLPHLGTEYCVLLFCCCICGFESTNKENLLDHMKEHEGEIINIILNKDNSTNQSTN; from the exons ATGGAAGAAGGAAGCAACGTTGCAGTATTGATGCCAAGCATTGGAGAACAGGAAGCTGTACTGATTTCTGAAACAGTCATTGGCCCAACACTGCAAGCCAGTGAAGATCAGAGGAAATGTAGAACTGATCCACTAATCCATGTTATCCAGAAGCTAAGCAAAATAGTTGAAAGTGAGAAGTCACAAAGATGCCTTTTAATAGGGAAAAAACGTTCCCATCCTAATGCTTCTGCACAGTCCTTTGAAACAGACGATCTATGTGAAATCCCAGCTAAAGCAATTGAGCTCTCTGTTATTGCTACTAAAAAGACTGAAGAGTTACAAGCTGATTATTTTGTGACCGAATGTCTtccccaaagcaaaaaaaaggtGACATGCTACCAATGTAGTCTATGTAAGTTTCTATCACCTTCTCTCTTAATGCTACAAGAACATATAAAACAACATgggcagaaaaatgaagtgataTTAATGTGCTCAGAATGTCATTTTGCTTCTAAAAACCAAGAAGAACTTGAATCTCACTTCCAAAACTACCACAAGAATGGTAGTAAAAATAGCATCCAGACAAAAATGCAGCAATGTGTAAATGTCTCGAGTTCATTTCTGCAAGGGCCAGTGGAAGGAAGTGTCAAATCAGGGACTGATCAGACAGGAAATGTGGAATCTAAAGATATAACGCAGTCTACTCATATGCCTGAAATGGGTAGGAGGAAATGGTATACTTACGAGCAGTATGGCATGTACCGGTGTTTAATCTGTCGGTACACCTGTGGTCAGCAACGAATGTTGAAAACTCACGCTTGGAAACATGCAGGTGAAGTTGATTGTTCTTATCCTAtctttgaggaagaaaatgaaactgccAACTTGTCAGAGACGGTTGTAACTCATACACCTCACAGCATGGATGCAGTTgttctttctctggaaaataatGAACTAGATATCCATGGTGAACCTACTCTTCAACTTCAGATTTGCAATTCTGAGCAACTGTCATGTAAATCGCCAGTAGGAACAAATGtaaaagaggaagagatgaTAAATCAGTCTGTAGTGCATTCTCCTACTACAGAGGTTTTAGAGGAGACTGTATCAGATACAGAACAGGATAATTTGGTAACTCATAGCCTACTTTCATCAgcacagaaaattattaattgTAGTCCAAATACAAAGGGTCACGTTAATGTAATAGTCGAACGTTTGCCAGGTGCTGAAGAAAGTGTCTTACAAAAGCCTTTCTTGATAAACACTGacattgaaacagaaaaaaaattaatctcagAAGCATCCCATGTTACCTGTGAAGAACCTGATGAAGTTTATCATTCAGATGAAATCCAAGAAGTAATAATAGGATGGAATAATACCgagaagaaagagaatgaattaAGCcctaataaaaatgtaacaacTGATGAAAATGCACCTCCCGTACGAAGAAGGACAAATTCTGAGTCTTTACGACTACACTCGTTAGCTGCAGAAGCTCTTGTTACAATGCCTATCAGAGCTGCAGAACTAACAAGGTCTAGCTTTAGGACTTTGACTGGGGAAGACACTGTGGTTGCAGAtacagggcagggagaggctgaTGGCCCATGCATGGCTCATTCTAAATTGGTATCCTCGCTTAAGAATCCTTCAGAGGAGTTTAGTGGCTTAAACCAAAGTGAATGTGCAATagttgaaatacagaaagaaaggcCAGAGTTATCAGAAGCACCAATTAAAATGGGCATCAGTATGTCACTACTCACTGTCATTGAAAAACTGAAGGAGAGGACAGATCAAAATGCTTCTGATGATGACATTCTGAAAGAATTACAAGACAATGCACAATGCCAAAATGCAAATGATGCAAATATTCCAGGAAGTAACCTAGTAGAATATATACCCAATGCAGATCGGCCCTACCGCTGTCGCCTCTGCCATTACAGTAGTGGTAATAAGGGCTACATAAAACAACACTTGAGAGTCCATCGTCAGAGGCAGCCCTATCAGTGTCCTATCTGTGAACACATTGCTGACAATAGTAAGGATTTAGAGAGCCACATGATCAACCACTGCAAAACAAGAATGTATCAGTGCAAACAATGTGAAGAATCCTTTCATTATAAG AGCCAACTGCGAAATCATGAGAGAGAACAACACAGTCTTCCAGATATCTTTTCAACAGCCACATCTAACAAACTAATTGTTTCAAATGACGTAGATGAAAGAGAAG GAAATAAGTCTTCACTTCAGAAACTGCATAGATGCGATGTATGTGACTACACAAGTACAACTTATGTTGGTGTACGAAATCACAGACGAATTCATAACTCTGATAAGCCATATAG ATGTTCTCTCTGTGGATATGTATGTAGCCATCCTCCGTCCCTGAAGTCCCACATGTGGAAACATGCAAGTGACCAAAACTATAACTATGAACAAGTGAACAAGGCTATTAACGATGCAATTTTGCAAAGTAGCAG gtTTCAAGGACAGCTTCCTGACAAAACCTTATTGGAAGGCACAGATGAAAGTACAGTACCTATACTAGGAAGTTCAGACAACCTGGTGTCTTTTACAGAGTCTATTAACCAGACTAATAATGAAATTTCAGGttctgatgaaaatgaaaaacctaACTTGATGAATACCTCATGTGGTTTAGAAAAGAACTCCACTCTACCCCATCTTGGCACAGAATACTGtgttcttctcttctgctgctgcatttgTGGTTTTGAGTCTACcaacaaagaaaatctgctgGATCATATGAAAGAACATGAGGGTGAAATCATAAACATCATCCTAAATAAGGACAACAGCACAAATCAGAGCACAAACTAG